atgagaatgagatcaagtatgAAATGagagaataaggcttgtatttatagtggtggaggtgggGGTTTGGCCGTGGGTTTAGGGGACAAGGGGGGAGACAAACTttactttttgcatggtggtggtctaaaggtggtgcttgttgttgggatcccatgcaacatgtgtagtaatggttaacaaaaatgctagtatgttggctcatcttaatgggtttttgtcctagaTCCTAATGGATTATAAATCTATTAATATTtggctaatttaatggtccattaactagagtagggcggGCCTAAgttcattaaggtaaaaagtccattaagactaattagtgtgcattagtaaattactaagcataattaagcaaccaataggccaagtaattgtcattagaaaataacaattagtattacgtagtcatagtattccaattatgacaaaagtttaacgtgtacaaagtacatagctcgttttaaacgacaagtgatgctaacggtcgtaaaagcattcggggatcaaattaagtgattaagcacttaataacacactgtaaggtattaacgaaagtaattaatcatgaataaagatcccagagcataaactagctcagtacgtacatatacacagattcgtgaaagtatagagctcaaaaatataagtcgaaaaagtcgggtcgttatagTGGGATGTGGCTTTATTGCAATCGCGGGTGGTAAATTAGATCTGGTGGCGGGTGCTATCACTTTTGAAGGAGGAAATGGAATTTTCAGATTTTGTAATTCGGAGAACATGAGATTTCCTTCGGCATATATAGTTGAAAGAGAGTTCATTGATGATTATGCTATGATGCTCGGAGTGCAAGAGGGTGAAACGAATGAAGTGTTTGATGAAAAAGTGGTTAATAATACTATAGAAATGGAGGAGGTTTATCAAAGTGTTGAGTGTGGGGGAAATCTACCCTATCAACGCTTAAATTTTGAATTGAGTGAAGATGAAAAAGGTGAGATTTGTATGATTCAATGAAATGAAAATACAAAGAATTCAAGAAATCTAAAGGTGACCATAAGTTGACCGAGAGAATGTTGTTTGAATTAAAACTGGAGGAACGAGACGTGCTTCTAGAACTTATTGAAGAAGAAAAGTCGTTTCAATTTTGTTTGGAAAGACAATTAAAGCGGAAGAGTGATGGAAGTTCAAGCAAAGTTGAAACCGTTCGGGTGAAAACAATAGAAGAAGCACCTAAAGAAGAAAAGGAACCGGATATAAATGTGGATGAGATTTGAGAAACACTCGAGCATATGTGGGGAAAAGAACAAACGGACAAGTTTATGAAACCCGCTAAGACTTCTTTTGTCGATGATGAAGGGTGGACAATTGAAGAGGTTGAGTATACGAAGCCCGTACCGCAATGTCAATTTAAGCCTCGGAGAAGGTTGAGAGATCCGGGTGAGTTCTTGGTAGTATGTCGGTTTTGGAATGAAAATACTTACTCGAAATTGTTAGATTCGGGTGCAAGTGTTAATACTATGCCGGCTATAATTGCTAAGTCTTTGGGTATTCGGGAGTTAGTTCGTACCAACACGGGTATTCGTTTTGGGAATCAAACTGTTGATAAGCCAATCAGAATCGAGAAAGATGTTGCTCTTATTATTCACGGTGTCGGTTACAAAGAAGACTTTTTCATAATGGATTGTGCACCGGATGAGAAAACTCCAATTGTGTTGGGGCGCGTTTTCTTGGCAACTGCGTGAATGTCATTAGATTTCGATATGGGAACATTGGTGATAAAAGATGAAGACATGATGATCACTCTCAATGATCGATTTGGATATGGATTTGACTTTAGCAACATCGAAGTTGAGGAGTCGAAGATTGATAGCTAAGGAGGAAGAGTCGAGTGCACGACTCTTAAAATAAAGACCGCacacatttgtaaagtttgtaagttgtAGGGTAGTTTATTTTGCTTTTGTACATGCGGGCGGGGCAAGGAATCATTTTCAAGGAAGTAATTCGGGTTGGTTTAATGACTATCTCTAATTTTGAGCATTGAGGACAATGCATTGCTCAAAGTGTGGGAGGGGGTCAGGTTTTTAGTCCCGAAAAACGAGTTTGTGCGAAAAGgcgaaaaaataaaaaattgaaattTTCCATCAGGTCAGTAACAAAGGCGTAAATTAAGCCAggctggcgtaatttacgccaggcAAGTTTCAAAATCAGGAAAAAAGACATTTTTGGGCGTACAATTACGCCAGTACAAGTatgggcgtaatttacgccagcACAGCGTAAATTACGCCAGTGTAAATTCGCTGGCAGTCGGGTAGGGTATTTTAAATAGCCGAAAATTAAAACAATATATACTCCCTCCAAGTGTAGCCACTACCATGACCACCaatacccaaaaccctaattttacaaAGTCTAAACAACACATCGAAGCTTAAACATCATCAATTCGTCATTACACGTCCTTCAAACACCCTAATCTTTACAAAATCAAACAAATTGGGTGTTGatttgtgttcttgaacaaaaacTTAAGTTTTAGGGTTTCGATTTTGGGGTTTAATTCTTCAAGCATTCATCTAAATCAAGTAATATAACATCAAGGTAGTCATCATTCTCATGTTTTCATTGTGTTTTGATTATTAATTTTGAGTTTTAGTGATTTTTCATGTTTATGTGTTAGGGTTAATCCGAATTAGTGATGTTTACGCATTGTTTATGTTTTAGTTAGTATTACTTATGCTTAAACATGTGAATAGAATATGTATGCATGATCAATTTGGggattgatgtcaaagctaaggggtataaaatactattaaattttagcaggaaatactattaaatacgatacaattttacacaagatatttatttatttatagaatggatatacttaaaccttgctacaacacttataggcagtgtacctaatcgtacagtagtgtagtttttagtaagtccggttcgttccacagggaatctttttaaacaaagcttaacgctatattagtttacttttataaaaatacaaatatatatatatatatatatatatatatatatatatatatatatatatatatatatatatatatatatatatatatatatatatatatatatatatataagtaatattattattataaagggggtttttaccgtttaatgaccggtttgtcgattttaaaactttagtcgcagttaaaaccaaatgtaaaatattaaaaataaatacaagacttaaattaaagcataaagtaaataacgataatgaaattgcgaataataaaagtgcgatgaaataaacttgcgataattaaaaaagtacgataatttaaagtgcaattaaatacaataacaataaataaaaatgcgataattagaagtgcaattaaatataaaataaagaaaattaaatatgaaataaaataattatgcttaattaaacttccgtaatcatgatgtttgacgtgttgattttagttttatgcccatgggttaattgtcctttgtcctggattatttaatatgtccatacggatttgtccataatagtccatcggtcataaatataaagagcgaaagccttcgtcaaattattcttatttccgaagtcaaatattccaactaattggggattcgaattgtaacaaggttttaatactttgtttaatgaatacaccaggttatcgactgcgtgtaaaccaaggttttactactttgttaacaattacaccaattacccttgaatgtaattcacccctgtttcaacaagtctattaactattaatccagttccgtatccggtaaaatgaataattattggtatttatagatatccccccaccgtacccagtcaagcgtatgtggttatatataaatacgtcgaattataagtttgtatattaaattaacaaggtattgtttagttaatataaaacccattaatagcccatagtctaatttccacaagtgtcgttcttttgtccaaaccccaattatggtacaaagcccaattacccaattttagtaattagcccaacatcatgattacttcggattaaataagcataataataacttagctacgagacattaatgtaaaaaggttgaacataacttacaatgattaaaaatagcgtagcgttacacggacagaatttcgacttacacccttacaacattcgctaacatacccttattattaggattaaaattaaaattaaaatataaatataaatatatacgatatagatagagagatggatatatttttgtaaatttttacgatcagaatgcgcgagctttatagggagtttcagaaattggggctccgcgactcgcggccaattttgccttcaaactccgcgagtcgcggagtttacttttacagctcacccatgtttggagtctttcttgccgacgatttattttatatatataatatatatataattaatataattaattatatattatattatatttatatacatagttaacttgtaatttttagtccgttgcgtcgagcgttaagagttgactctggtcccggttccggattttcgaacgtccttgcgtacaatttaatatcttgtactttgcgttttgaatcttgtactcttgtaatttcgagacgtttcttatcaataatttgaatctctttgattgtcttttgtacttttgagctttttggtcgtttgcgtcttcaattcgtcgaatctgtcttttgtcttcaccttttattatttaaacgaatatcacttgtaaatagaacaattgcaactaaaagcttgtctttcttgaggaataatgctatgaaatatatgttcgtttttagcattatcaaatattcccacacttgagcgttgcttgtcctcaagcaatatcgtcttgaaatactagaatcacttctttattcttcacactttgtacatcagtgatttctatacggcagtataaacaatggtagtaacgatatggtttacagtcccacatgactataaaatttagatccattaaggaaattggatctttatgaaaacatttgatcttttgaaaattaaatctagtttttaccctagataagttttccggaataaccctttaccggtgtttgcaaaatatttttgtgggtttggtgggtttcagttttgaaaattttagctcaaaacttgcggttttgtgtcacccacttgctaaccttgtatttggaaagcaacacgtccagtttacttgtcccgtatattacctttcggtaaactaccgtccggttgtaaaggaaagcgttgaacaagcaactgttaaggcaatgtcccctgacatgcttttaattatggtctataacgtgtcggatgcaattactatccttggtaggagcaatagtaaagctcacccttataatttttcggtctggcacaaggtcctgtctttgaccactatacaaccaccgttcttacggttgacacccgatttagttcaggtgacctaatgaattccaggtgaattcctaggattttacgttcaatggtaatgaacgcattgaaaatagggttttcagaaaacaaatcggtttgtaattttgatcaaaatattttctcgttcaagctcgagtttagatatcattgaattccatgagtttgtaattctcaatctttaaggtcaatctctaggattgagtaatatcagtcttaaaagatgattttttgatcttttaaggagattatcctttctggggatctgattcattagtcttatcaagctaatttgcatggtgccccccattgtacgagataaatccttctcatggttaggataaatctgaccacttggcgaccctgtttaatgctgaggtccgtggatttcctgctgattttagtgatgacttttctagatttttcgtcaacctacagctggtctggacgacaactttatgacctaaatcaagaagcgcgtgtctttttcggaagactttacttccttttaatgatggaattgattcatcgtgtagatccatctttcttacagtaaatcaggtaaaacagtttagtttagtccaaagcaaaagtattttcagttatttgttacagatatatgtgacatatgtttaagataacttggtaaattttctcacacttggcttttattttcctttttatcgtcctctattccattttaaatgaattttaacattttggtttgtttctcaatttatgtcctttccgaggaaacaataatttcggtgttaaaacctagttttatcgttcataaatatgtataaacatgattttgagttcatttaattgaaaaaaaaaattttaaaattttactagaattgggtagtcagtatataagactatggctgttctttattatcagagagcactagattctaatacaactactgctttacaagtatttttaatggtaaccaagtgtataaagtaaaaaattttaaaatccgaaagaatttaaccccttcccacacttaagatcttgcaatgccctcatttgcaagaaatcagtaataatttaaattattgagggtgatttgtgtgaaaatgattaaatttttaccaaagtttccaaatatattggcgtttgtttgctgaatgataaatggtgcacatcatttgttcattccgtcttgttgttatttcacatatattttgcatcttgtcgtcaaaattagttgcttttgctgaacttaatgccagtctttgaaaatgcgttgttttaccctgttgtgtacataagataaactgcaaacatatatacatatttttgaagtttggtatattaccccacattcaaaaattattaaaatctaagaataaaagttagacaattataaaaatgattacaatattaacaaaagtattaaacgtatcaatcattacaaattacaaaataaaaaaaataataagtagactagggatgatattgataccaataggggttccaggcataaccataggtgctatagaatgcttcggcagggttatacgtaggatacggtggctgcatctctatagaccagggagggaagatgggtttcggtgtaggaatatagtttctacctatatgttggcaatgagctatgatttggttctgatgaacttgccaatcttcaaatgctctctgtctagcattttcgtactcctgagaagctataaacctttgcatttcttgcatctcattcccccctcctacattaccttgctgttggtttctctcaacctgtggatgtctaccatggtattgtactgcggcgttatttcgcctcttcaaaactttcgcaccatggtatacatttaaacctatagtatctcggggttctggttcttctactaataatcccccccgacttatatccacaccgagatattcaccaatcaaagtaataaaaataccacctcctattatgctatgcggtctcatcccccgaaccatagctgataaataataacccacacaatacggtatacttacagcgctttgtgggtctcgaatacacatatggtaaaacaaatcctgttcatttaccttttccttgttcttacctctttgtgtaatcgaattagctaaaaacctatgaatcactcttaattcggctctatctatatccaaataagagtaatttcccctttgaaacggtgatggcttgtcatttgactccacacaccgtgtgtatcaaaattttcatctatctttctaccgtttagtatcaaccctctacaatcggcagatgctaactcctcaggcgtatatatacgtaaagcctgagccatgtccagtaaagacatgtggcgcatcgaaccgcctaacaaaaatctaataaaagaacgatcggttaaactagctacccgatcattcaactctatactacacaacaattcttcacaccatactttatatacaggtctacgcatggtgaataaacgtacccagtcattaaaagtagaattaccatacctctgtacaagtaattccctaattggtccggccaattctacagcttctaagggtccccattctatgaccctcagtacctcaacaaccttagaatgaagagtatgcaaacccctttgatattttggataatctatccaaagtctgtcaaatctcaggttcgggtgcaactcttccaagtgcatatcagaaaaggtcatgactggaaaAGGTATATCCTGCttatagtagttatccacctcctgttgttccgcattctcagcaggagcattgcgggcttgggatgaagattcacccctttcagtctgcaaaacacatcaaacacaatttttgtgcatccaaatatgcattagtgtcagcaaaatcatcaatcaaaataattacaatgacatgatcaatttatatcaaacttaagctcattttcatattttcatcaaatctacactttttcaaataagcatatacgaaaatgttcgtcaggttcataagcattcaattcaaataacatgtcaaaataatcattactagcaattaaacaagtttcaaatggcattatctttgaaaaatcaagttcatgaattttagacttgaaaaagtccactttaattctcaaaatcatgtttaggctcaaagtttggatcatttaactacctaaacatgttacactacttaatttagcaacaattcatgacaaaaatcggccataacctgtttatatcaaaaagccccaaatttgctcaagaacacaaaccctagattactctaaatttgaagtttaaggcttctaatcatgttaaatagcatcaatctaggttatacaagcataatacataaacaatttaatcataattacactaaaaagcatcaaaatcaaattggggaaaaaattgctcaagaacactaatttcggattaaatggtgtttaggtgtagaaatttaccgtttttcttaagtaattcctagatagcatccttctcaacatgattttagtaaaaaatttggtgattaacggttaaaaattgtgattttggggtgtatttttcgggtttttgcgtgtttatgttcgcagtatttgtgtgttttgtgggttgggactgatctgttccagctctttatttttttctgattttcggtcctcccgcgactcgcggggattaaacctccaaactccgcgagtcgcggagtttggtatatttttttttttttatataatctttaacttataaaacaattaagtaaataatttttaaaattttgttttccttattattgaggacgaggtcgtttcggatcgatgtcctagtccgtccctcgacaaaattttaaaatttgtctttttgtagcgattgttttaaaagctaagatttttggtttttttatgtttttggcatactttaattcaataagattaaaaataatgataataaaagttctcgtccctcccttgggtaaagcaatttcggttcaaagacctagtcttcaacttacgacgaattttaaaaatcatatttttaacttaatgagataaagtaaatttttgtttttaaattcacacaacttaaatataaaattcaaaattaatattaaaaattcataccaaacttaaaatttgaaatgcataaaattaaaaattcatattttaaaaattaaaaattcacaccaaacttaattttaaaaattcatattataaattcacaccaaacttatattaatttttcaaatatttacaattttaaaaatattgtttttacaaagtttacaatattaatttaagatttaaatattaattttaaaaacatggtaaaaataaaattaaaaatctttttggctttttatcccactttaattaattaaatattatcaaaaatatgcgcccctcttttcggtaaagtaatttcggttccaagacctaatttaactcatgacgaatttttaaaatattttgggttgattgattaaagatatttataccttaagaataaacgttaaatttcgcagtgatgtaataaatttttgaatgatatcaataatttcggtcgccaaacctaattttattcaataccaatttaatactttttagcgaacaaattagcgtttattatcaaaaggttaaaaataaaaataaaaataaaaactgtacatacttacctgtgaaatagatttcttagttatatgatctatcccattcataagatagtcggtttaattggttttccatggctacataggcgtaacctcgagcattcagtgtcttttcttctaaacatatgaacggtccgtctctgcataaagtaacaaattcggtatttgaataggtttgattatttgaacatttaccttcatgtgatcattttccgcatttg
This genomic window from Rutidosis leptorrhynchoides isolate AG116_Rl617_1_P2 chromosome 2, CSIRO_AGI_Rlap_v1, whole genome shotgun sequence contains:
- the LOC139889305 gene encoding uncharacterized protein, with amino-acid sequence MWGKEQTDKFMKPAKTSFVDDEGWTIEEVEYTKPVPQCQFKPRRRLRDPGEFLVVCRFWNENTYSKLLDSGASVNTMPAIIAKSLGIRELVRTNTGIRFGNQTVDKPIRIEKDVALIIHGVGYKEDFFIMDCAPDEKTPIVLGRVFLATA